One Rhizobiales bacterium GAS188 DNA window includes the following coding sequences:
- a CDS encoding putative redox protein, with amino-acid sequence MNPDEANPAATNPVQAKRDPSALREQVTPGSVIVASTGQGAHQQALLDGRHMLLADEPASAGGGDTGPGPYELLLMALGSCSSMTVHLYAGRKNWPLQQVIVTLRHERVHAEDCANCADPKARIDRIHKRIELIGSLDDTQRARLVEIANQCPVHRTLTSKIDIRTELVA; translated from the coding sequence ATGAATCCTGATGAAGCCAATCCTGCCGCAACCAATCCCGTCCAGGCCAAGCGCGATCCGAGCGCGCTGCGCGAGCAAGTGACGCCGGGCTCGGTCATCGTGGCATCGACCGGCCAGGGGGCTCACCAGCAGGCTTTGCTCGACGGTCGCCACATGCTGCTCGCGGACGAACCGGCCTCGGCCGGCGGCGGCGATACCGGGCCCGGCCCTTACGAGTTGCTGCTCATGGCGCTCGGCAGCTGCAGCTCGATGACGGTCCATCTTTATGCCGGCCGCAAAAACTGGCCGCTGCAGCAGGTTATCGTCACGCTGAGGCATGAGCGGGTCCATGCCGAGGATTGCGCCAATTGCGCGGATCCGAAGGCGAGGATCGACCGCATCCATAAGCGCATCGAGCTCATCGGCTCCCTCGACGACACGCAGCGCGCTCGCTTGGTCGAAATCGCCAACCAATGTCCGGTGCATCGCACCTTGACCTCGAAGATCGACATCCGCACCGAGCTCGTCGCGTAG